Proteins found in one Triticum aestivum cultivar Chinese Spring chromosome 4D, IWGSC CS RefSeq v2.1, whole genome shotgun sequence genomic segment:
- the LOC123098839 gene encoding uncharacterized protein isoform X2 → MAAALSPHLAATLPSLRSPARRPSPAASLLPPRGARIALRRSSRHPYPLSRNSGWFENATKKKALFASDSDSPNTEVSKQSSTGDASASPDGPPVLTILAGIVVFFLLLWVIGSIFTWIVGLVFGAAKS, encoded by the exons atggccgccgcacTCTCCCCCCACCTCGCCGCGACCCTGCCGTCTCTCCGCTCCCCTGCCCGCCGGCCTTCTCCCGCAGCCTCTCTACTCCCGCCCCGGGGCGCCCGCATCGCCCTCCGTCGCTCCTCCAG GCATCCTTACCCTTTGTCAAGAAATTCTGGGTGGTTTGAGAATGCAACAAAGAAGAAGGCCCTGTTTGCATCAGATTCAGACTCTCCTAACACCGAGGTTTCAAAACAGAGCAGCACTGGTGACGCCAGCGCTTCTCCGGATGGCCCGCCAGTCCTCACCATTTTGGCCGGTATCGTCGTGTTCTTTCTGCTCTTGTGGGTAATCGGATCGATCTTCACCTGGATTGTTGGTCTCGTCTTCGGGGCTGCGAAATCTTAG
- the LOC123098838 gene encoding uncharacterized protein yields the protein MATTPARPSQSGGGEAVSVQHVAKASSDELLRKFADPDDDDAKQRQLTPPRRSLALRRKRSSRRVASGLSARDSGTASGAGLELAAPKRRRSIGGSTDWRAGLLLPTTTASSSSSARKTGGPARAKRGARLDEAGVAHFLAALERTWKKTVAGASRMFVERHRSSHVQLISDMV from the exons ATGGCGACGACGCCGGCGCGGCCATCGCagagtggcggcggcgaggcggtgtCGGTGCAGCACGTGGCCAAGGCCTCCTCGGACGAGCTGCTCCGCAAGTTCGCCGACCCGGACGACGACGACGCCAAGCAGCGCCAGCTCACCCCGCCCCGCCGCAGCCTCGCGCTGCGCCGCAAGCGCTCGTCCCGGCGCGTCGCGTCGGGGCTCTCCGCCAGGGACTCCGGTACGGCGTCCGGGGCGGGGCTGGAGCTGGCCGCGCCCAAGCGCCGGCGCAGCATCGGCGGGTCCACGGACTGGAGGGCCGGGCTGCTGCTGCccaccaccacggcctcctcctcctcctccgcgcggAAGACGGGCGGCCCTGCGCGTGCGAAGCGGGGCGCGCGGCTCGACGAGGCCGGCGTCGCGCACTTCCTCGCCGCGCTGGAGCGG ACGTGGAAGAAGACGGTGGCGGGCGCGTCGAGGATGTTCGTGGAGCGGCACCGGAGCAGCCACGTGCAGCTCATCAGCGACATGGTGTAG
- the LOC123098837 gene encoding DNA polymerase delta small subunit produces MERKQADYSNLDERYTIQGERYQGQQYSHIYYTRLHHMRTLLHALVPSRKPHLPVTTVLGLEEGKDCVLVGTLYKHMKLKPSILDEYSKERSAIPLVKPHNFMHSDDNLILEDESGRVALAGAIPPAAYVTGVVVALHGKETSAGNFLVEDVMEAGLPPQTVLPSINEDKYVVFVSGLSVGSSTFNPLQFQLLIDHITGHLGDENEQAIASKIVRLVVAGNSVHIAPRFLNGQTVAAKDQPRIAEPIKELDIMLTQLVASLPVDIMPGCNDPANFALPQQPLHRCLFSGASTYNTFSSCPNPHQFDLDNVKFIGTSGQNIDDLYRYSDAKDRLEFMERTLKWRHLAPTAPNSLGCYPYTDKDPFLVETCPHVYFVGNQDRYETRLLKGKEKQQVRLISIPRFCESGIAVMLNLRNLECSTLSFSTSFDA; encoded by the exons ATGGAGAGGAAGCAGGCCGACTACAGCAACCTG GACGAGAGGTACACCATCCAGGGGGAGAGGTACCAGGGCCAGCAGTACAGCCACATCTACTACACCCGCCTCCACCACATGCGCACCCTCCTCCACGCCCTCGTCCCCTCCCGGAAGCCGCACCTCCCCG TCACTACGGTACTTGGACTCGAAGAAGGAAAAGATTGTGTGCTTGTTGGAACTTTATACAAGCACATGAAACTGAAGCCTTCAATTCTCGATGAATACTCAAAGGAG AGGTCGGCAATCCCTCTTGTTAAGCCACACAATTTCATGCATTCTGACGATAATCTTATTCTGGAAGATGAAAGTGGAAGAGTTGCACTTGCAGGAGCCATACCTCCAGCAGCTTATGTGACCG GAGTTGTAGTAGCTCTTCATGGGAAGGAAACAAGTGCTGGCAACTTTCTTGTTGAAGATGTTATGGAGGCTGGTCTTCCTCCTCAAACTGTGTTGCCTAGCATAA ATGAGGACAAGTATGTTGTTTTTGTGTCGGGACTAAGTGTCGGGAGCAGCACATTCAATCCTCTGCAGTTCCAACTTCTTATCGACCATATCACTGGGCATTTGGGCGATGAGAAT GAGCAAGCCATAGCATCGAAGATAGTTCGTCTTGTGGTTGCCGGAAATTCAGTACATATTGCACCAAGGTTCTTGAATGGCCAG ACAGTAGCTGCAAAAGATCAACCAAGGATAGCTGAACCAATCAAAGAACTGGATATAATGCTGACTCAG CTGGTGGCGTCATTACCTGTAGATATAATGCCAGGGTGTAATGATCCAGCGAATTTTGCTTTGCCTCAGCAG CCTTTGCATAGATGCCTTTTCTCTGGAGCATCCACCTATAATACATTTTCATCATGTCCGAATCCACATCAATTCGATCTTGACAATGTCAA GTTCATTGGAACATCTGGGCAGAACATAGATGACCTCTACAGGTACTCGGATGCCAAAGATAGGCTGGAGTTCATGGAAAGGACATTGAAATGGCGCCATCTTGCTCCGACTGCACCGAACAGCCTAG GATGTTATCCATACACAGACAAGGACCCTTTCCTTGTTGAAACCTGCCCCCATGTTTACTTCGTCGGGAATCAAGATAGATACGAGACTCGGTTGTTGAAAG GAAAGGAAAAGCAGCAGGTCAGGCTAATCAGCATTCCAAGATTTTGTGAGAGTGGAATCGCTGTCATG CTCAACTTGAGGAACCTGGAATGCAGCACCTTGAGTTTCTCAACAAGCTTCGACGCCTGA
- the LOC123098839 gene encoding uncharacterized protein isoform X1 translates to MAAALSPHLAATLPSLRSPARRPSPAASLLPPRGARIALRRSSRCAPHPYPLSRNSGWFENATKKKALFASDSDSPNTEVSKQSSTGDASASPDGPPVLTILAGIVVFFLLLWVIGSIFTWIVGLVFGAAKS, encoded by the exons atggccgccgcacTCTCCCCCCACCTCGCCGCGACCCTGCCGTCTCTCCGCTCCCCTGCCCGCCGGCCTTCTCCCGCAGCCTCTCTACTCCCGCCCCGGGGCGCCCGCATCGCCCTCCGTCGCTCCTCCAGGTGCGCGCC GCATCCTTACCCTTTGTCAAGAAATTCTGGGTGGTTTGAGAATGCAACAAAGAAGAAGGCCCTGTTTGCATCAGATTCAGACTCTCCTAACACCGAGGTTTCAAAACAGAGCAGCACTGGTGACGCCAGCGCTTCTCCGGATGGCCCGCCAGTCCTCACCATTTTGGCCGGTATCGTCGTGTTCTTTCTGCTCTTGTGGGTAATCGGATCGATCTTCACCTGGATTGTTGGTCTCGTCTTCGGGGCTGCGAAATCTTAG